The Kineothrix sp. MB12-C1 genome includes a window with the following:
- a CDS encoding DUF5716 family protein, which yields MLLEKKEGITKRNSGKIVVGYDVSDDYAQISYCTLDDREPETLAQVTGSEQYNIPALLCKKHGVNQWFYGKEALKAAEAGEGIPVRNLLTLARKDETVDVGGESFDAVALLTLFIRRSMSMLNIVVSPDYLEGVMFTVDDLDQRTVEIFLQVAANLYLKTDKIFFQSHAESFYYYTLYQPRELWTHEVLLCDYDNRRMKIYALNSNRKTTPVVMYMDISEYPEMARADIESTADMDEDMKARLDMLFLDIAKEQCREKVISCIYLIGDGYREEWTLESLKYLCMGRRVFKGNNLYSKGACYGIKEKLGIGSEGKEYAFLGSDKLKANVGMRVLRRGLDSYFAAMDAGVNWFEAKKEYDVILEEGNEISIFLTPLNGKEAREIHMELQGIEDRPRRTTRLRITMGMTSESQLSIHVKDMGFGELFPASGSEWTKTFDI from the coding sequence ATGCTTTTGGAGAAAAAAGAGGGGATTACGAAAAGAAACAGCGGGAAGATTGTGGTAGGCTATGATGTGAGCGATGATTATGCACAGATCAGTTACTGTACCTTAGATGACAGAGAACCGGAGACTCTCGCTCAGGTCACAGGAAGTGAACAGTATAATATTCCGGCACTATTATGTAAAAAACACGGAGTGAATCAGTGGTTCTATGGTAAGGAAGCTTTGAAGGCGGCCGAAGCAGGAGAAGGGATACCCGTAAGAAATCTCCTCACTCTTGCCAGAAAAGATGAGACTGTCGATGTGGGTGGAGAGAGCTTTGACGCGGTAGCATTGCTGACGTTGTTTATTAGAAGAAGCATGTCCATGCTAAATATAGTTGTATCCCCGGATTATCTGGAAGGGGTGATGTTTACCGTGGATGATTTGGATCAGCGGACGGTGGAAATCTTCCTGCAGGTGGCGGCGAATCTTTATTTGAAAACGGACAAGATTTTCTTCCAAAGTCATGCGGAAAGCTTCTATTATTATACCTTGTACCAGCCGAGGGAATTATGGACGCATGAAGTCCTTTTATGTGATTATGATAACCGTCGTATGAAGATATATGCCCTTAATAGCAATCGCAAGACTACACCGGTTGTTATGTATATGGATATCAGCGAATATCCTGAGATGGCGAGGGCGGATATAGAAAGTACAGCGGATATGGATGAGGATATGAAGGCGAGACTGGATATGCTTTTTCTGGACATTGCCAAAGAACAGTGCAGAGAGAAAGTGATTTCTTGTATCTATTTAATCGGAGATGGATACAGAGAGGAGTGGACGTTAGAATCGTTAAAGTATCTTTGTATGGGGCGCCGGGTCTTCAAAGGGAATAATCTTTATAGTAAAGGCGCTTGTTATGGCATAAAGGAGAAACTGGGGATTGGCAGCGAAGGAAAGGAATATGCCTTCCTCGGTTCCGATAAGCTGAAGGCGAACGTAGGTATGAGAGTGCTGCGAAGGGGATTGGACTCCTACTTCGCCGCTATGGATGCCGGGGTAAATTGGTTCGAGGCGAAGAAAGAATACGATGTAATATTGGAGGAAGGGAATGAGATATCCATTTTTCTTACACCTTTAAATGGAAAGGAAGCGAGAGAAATCCATATGGAGCTTCAAGGGATAGAAGACCGGCCAAGGAGGACGACAAGACTCCGTATTACGATGGGGATGACTTCGGAGAGTCAGCTTAGCATCCATGTGAAAGATATGGGATTCGGGGAACTATTCCCGGCTTCAGGGAGTGAATGGACGAAGACATTCGATATTTAA
- a CDS encoding amino acid ABC transporter substrate-binding protein, whose amino-acid sequence MKKLIALLCVAVMAAGVLTACGSSEEKTFTVGFDAEFPPYGYMDEKGEYIGFDLDLAKEVCERNGWTFVAQPIDWDSKDMELSSGSIDCIWNGFTIQGREDAYTWSVPYVDNSQVFVVATDSGISSFADLAGKAVGVQKDSSALAALMGDASDLADTFANLQQYGDYNVAFMDLEQNAIDALAIDIGVANYQIQSRGEGFVLLDERLASEQYGIGFKLGNDELKDQVEKTLLEMADDGTFMQIAEKYSDFGLSESVCIGK is encoded by the coding sequence ATGAAAAAGTTGATAGCGTTATTATGTGTAGCGGTGATGGCGGCAGGTGTGCTTACAGCATGTGGCAGCAGTGAAGAGAAAACATTTACAGTGGGATTTGATGCAGAATTTCCTCCCTACGGTTATATGGATGAAAAGGGAGAATACATAGGTTTTGATTTGGATTTGGCGAAGGAAGTATGCGAACGTAACGGTTGGACTTTCGTGGCGCAGCCGATCGATTGGGATTCCAAGGATATGGAATTATCCTCCGGTTCCATCGACTGCATTTGGAACGGCTTTACAATACAAGGCAGAGAGGACGCATATACATGGAGCGTACCTTATGTGGATAATAGTCAGGTATTCGTAGTTGCTACAGATTCCGGCATTAGCTCCTTTGCAGATCTTGCAGGGAAAGCAGTGGGCGTACAGAAAGACTCCTCCGCTCTTGCGGCTTTGATGGGAGATGCCTCTGATTTAGCCGATACATTTGCCAACTTGCAGCAGTATGGGGACTATAATGTGGCATTTATGGATTTGGAGCAGAATGCTATCGATGCTCTTGCTATCGATATCGGAGTTGCTAATTATCAGATACAATCGAGAGGGGAAGGTTTTGTACTTCTCGATGAGCGCTTGGCGTCAGAGCAGTATGGCATCGGATTTAAGTTAGGAAATGACGAATTGAAAGACCAAGTGGAAAAGACTTTGCTTGAAATGGCAGATGACGGAACTTTTATGCAGATTGCTGAGAAATATTCCGATTTCGGATTGAGCGAAAGTGTATGTATCGGAAAGTAA
- a CDS encoding amino acid ABC transporter permease: MSLATILSQLLKGMGITVEIFFLTLLFSLPLGLILSFGRMTKYKPLRIISKFYISIMRGTPLMLQLIVVYFAPFYVFGIKISSGYRFMAVIIAFVLNYAAYFAEIYRSGIESMPVGQYEAAKVLGYTRTQTFFKIILPQVMKRILPPVTNETITLVKDTSLAFVLAETEMFTIAKQIAAKETSIMPLMVAGVFYYIFNFAVAGFMEYLEKKMNYYR; encoded by the coding sequence ATGAGTTTAGCAACGATATTATCACAACTTTTGAAAGGGATGGGAATTACTGTAGAAATCTTTTTTCTGACGCTGTTATTCTCGCTGCCGCTCGGTCTGATACTTTCCTTTGGCCGGATGACGAAATATAAGCCGTTAAGAATTATCAGTAAATTTTACATATCAATTATGCGCGGTACTCCCTTAATGTTACAATTAATTGTTGTATATTTCGCTCCTTTTTATGTTTTTGGAATCAAGATAAGTTCCGGATATCGGTTTATGGCGGTGATCATCGCCTTCGTATTAAATTATGCGGCTTATTTCGCAGAAATTTATCGTTCCGGCATTGAATCGATGCCGGTAGGGCAATACGAGGCGGCGAAGGTACTGGGTTATACGCGAACCCAGACATTTTTCAAAATCATACTTCCGCAGGTGATGAAACGGATACTGCCTCCGGTTACGAATGAAACGATAACTCTCGTTAAGGATACGTCTCTTGCATTTGTTCTTGCAGAAACGGAGATGTTCACGATTGCGAAGCAGATTGCGGCGAAGGAAACGAGTATTATGCCGTTGATGGTGGCGGGTGTTTTCTATTACATATTTAACTTTGCCGTAGCTGGTTTTATGGAGTATTTGGAGAAAAAGATGAATTATTACAGATAA
- a CDS encoding amino acid ABC transporter ATP-binding protein, with amino-acid sequence MNLLEINHMKKGFDGMEVLKDISLSVKEGEVVSIIGPSGSGKSTLLRCATMLEKMDGGELKYMGESAAWEESGRCIYAGKQKLKEIHKKFGLVFQNFNLFPHYNVMKNITDAPMSVDKISKKEAEERAVKLLRQLGLEEKRDAYPYQLSGGQQQRVSIARALALQPKILFFDEPTSALDPELTGEVLKVIKQLAKEHMTMIIVTHEMQFAKELSDRIIFMEQGVIQQEGTPEELFGTPNERVREFIGKFTS; translated from the coding sequence ATGAATCTGCTGGAAATTAATCATATGAAAAAAGGCTTCGACGGTATGGAGGTGCTGAAGGATATATCTCTGTCCGTGAAAGAAGGGGAGGTGGTCTCCATCATTGGGCCCTCGGGTTCAGGGAAATCCACCTTACTCCGATGTGCTACCATGCTTGAGAAGATGGATGGCGGCGAACTGAAATATATGGGAGAAAGTGCAGCATGGGAAGAGAGCGGAAGATGTATTTATGCGGGGAAACAGAAGTTAAAGGAAATCCATAAGAAATTTGGACTCGTATTTCAGAACTTCAACCTATTTCCCCATTATAACGTGATGAAAAATATTACGGATGCACCCATGAGTGTAGACAAGATATCTAAAAAGGAAGCGGAAGAACGTGCGGTGAAGCTGCTCAGACAATTGGGACTGGAAGAAAAGAGAGATGCTTATCCATATCAGCTTTCCGGCGGGCAGCAACAGCGTGTTTCGATTGCACGTGCACTTGCTCTGCAACCGAAAATCCTGTTTTTCGATGAGCCAACCTCCGCGCTTGATCCGGAGCTTACCGGAGAGGTGCTTAAGGTAATTAAGCAGTTGGCGAAGGAGCATATGACGATGATTATCGTTACTCATGAGATGCAATTTGCCAAGGAACTGTCCGACCGGATTATCTTCATGGAGCAAGGAGTGATACAGCAGGAGGGGACACCGGAAGAACTCTTTGGTACTCCGAACGAACGTGTTAGGGAATTTATCGGAAAATTCACTTCATAA
- the purC gene encoding phosphoribosylaminoimidazolesuccinocarboxamide synthase, whose protein sequence is MKKLEQLYEGKAKKVYATDDPDIVIVDYKDDATAFNGEKKGTIVGKGVINNKMTNHVFKILEQEGVPTHLVEELSDRETAVKKVEIVPLEVIIRNVAAGSFSKRLGVPEGTPFKEPTIEFSYKNDDLGDPLINSHFAVAMELATWEEIAIIEKYAFKVNEVLKAYFLQAGIKLIDFKIEFGRFHDQIILADETSPDTCRLWDVRTNEKLDKDRFRRDMGNVEEAYNEVFKRLGL, encoded by the coding sequence ATGAAAAAACTGGAACAGCTTTATGAAGGAAAGGCAAAGAAAGTATATGCAACCGATGACCCGGATATCGTAATCGTAGATTATAAAGACGATGCGACCGCTTTTAACGGCGAGAAGAAGGGTACGATTGTAGGAAAAGGCGTTATCAATAACAAAATGACGAATCATGTGTTCAAGATTCTGGAACAAGAAGGCGTTCCGACACATCTTGTGGAGGAATTAAGCGATAGAGAAACAGCGGTGAAAAAGGTGGAAATCGTACCTTTAGAGGTGATTATCCGTAATGTAGCGGCAGGAAGCTTCTCTAAGAGACTTGGTGTTCCCGAAGGCACTCCGTTCAAAGAGCCTACCATTGAATTCAGCTATAAAAATGATGATTTGGGAGATCCCTTAATTAACAGCCACTTCGCTGTGGCGATGGAGCTGGCTACATGGGAAGAAATCGCGATTATAGAAAAGTACGCATTCAAAGTGAATGAGGTGCTGAAAGCATATTTCTTACAGGCAGGCATTAAATTAATCGACTTTAAGATAGAATTCGGACGTTTTCACGACCAGATTATTCTTGCAGATGAAACATCTCCGGATACATGCAGGCTTTGGGATGTTCGCACCAATGAGAAGTTGGATAAAGACCGTTTCCGCAGAGATATGGGCAATGTAGAGGAAGCCTATAACGAAGTATTCAAACGTTTGGGATTATAA
- the purB gene encoding adenylosuccinate lyase, with amino-acid sequence MSTDRYQSPLSERYASKEMQYIFSPDMKFRTWRKLWIALAETEKELGLNISQEQIDELKAHAEDINYEVAREREKEVRHDVMSHVYAYGIQCPKAKGIIHLGATSCYVGDNTDIIVMTQALKLVKKKLINVMKELADFADQYKSLPTLAFTHFQPAQPTTVGKRASLWLQEFCLDLEDLEHVISHMKLLGSKGTTGTQASFLELFDGNQETIDRIDPMIAKKMGFEECYPVSGQTYSRKVDTRVLNVLSGIAASAHKMSNDIRLLQNLKEIEEPFEKGQIGSSAMAYKRNPMRSERIASLARYVMIDALNPAITSATQWFERTLDDSANKRLSIPEGFLAIDGILDLCLNVVDGLVVYPKVIEKRLMSELPFMATENIMMDAVKAGGDRQELHERIRTLSMEAGRNVKEEGKDNNLLELIAADPAFNMTIEDLQKTMDPSKYVGRSAEQTEAFLKDVIGPIIEENKELLGITAQINV; translated from the coding sequence ATGAGTACAGACAGGTATCAAAGCCCTCTTTCGGAGCGCTATGCGAGTAAGGAGATGCAGTACATTTTCTCTCCCGACATGAAGTTCAGGACATGGAGAAAGCTGTGGATAGCACTTGCTGAGACGGAAAAAGAGCTGGGGCTTAATATCTCTCAGGAACAAATCGATGAGCTGAAAGCTCACGCAGAGGATATCAATTATGAAGTAGCTAGAGAGAGGGAAAAAGAAGTGCGCCATGATGTTATGAGCCACGTCTATGCCTATGGTATACAGTGCCCCAAAGCAAAAGGCATTATCCACCTGGGAGCGACCTCTTGTTATGTGGGAGATAATACGGATATTATCGTTATGACACAGGCACTTAAGCTGGTAAAAAAGAAACTGATAAACGTGATGAAAGAGCTTGCGGACTTCGCAGATCAATATAAATCCCTGCCTACCCTCGCATTCACTCATTTTCAGCCGGCACAGCCGACTACTGTAGGGAAAAGAGCAAGCCTTTGGTTGCAGGAATTCTGCCTGGACTTAGAGGACTTGGAGCACGTGATTTCGCATATGAAGTTGCTTGGTTCCAAGGGAACTACAGGGACACAGGCTTCCTTTCTTGAACTATTCGACGGCAATCAAGAGACGATCGATCGGATAGACCCGATGATTGCGAAGAAAATGGGCTTTGAAGAATGTTATCCCGTATCGGGACAGACTTATTCCAGAAAAGTGGATACGAGAGTATTGAACGTGCTTTCAGGTATTGCAGCAAGTGCTCATAAGATGTCCAATGACATCCGTCTGTTACAGAACTTGAAAGAAATAGAAGAGCCTTTTGAAAAGGGACAGATTGGCTCTTCAGCCATGGCTTATAAAAGGAATCCGATGAGGAGTGAGAGAATCGCTTCTCTTGCCAGATACGTAATGATTGATGCGCTTAATCCGGCTATCACTTCTGCGACGCAATGGTTCGAACGGACGCTGGACGATTCCGCGAATAAGAGACTTTCCATACCGGAAGGCTTCCTTGCGATAGACGGAATTCTGGATCTGTGCCTGAACGTGGTAGATGGACTAGTCGTATATCCGAAGGTAATTGAGAAAAGGTTAATGAGCGAGCTTCCCTTTATGGCAACGGAAAATATTATGATGGATGCCGTGAAGGCAGGCGGAGACAGACAGGAATTGCATGAAAGAATCCGCACACTTTCCATGGAAGCGGGGAGAAACGTGAAAGAAGAGGGTAAGGACAACAATCTGCTCGAACTAATTGCGGCCGATCCGGCATTCAATATGACGATTGAGGACTTGCAAAAGACGATGGACCCGTCCAAGTATGTAGGACGTTCCGCAGAGCAGACAGAAGCCTTCTTAAAAGATGTAATCGGTCCCATTATAGAGGAGAATAAAGAGCTGCTCGGTATCACAGCTCAGATTAATGTATAA